The Populus alba chromosome 6, ASM523922v2, whole genome shotgun sequence genome contains a region encoding:
- the LOC118050145 gene encoding uncharacterized protein — MELGSMWDYEETIDELKQKLVYTTIELESLIVKASEEQRKHEEDVGRLMNMLKVASQERDEAKGQLQNLLNKLILSNSSELLPFLPQAQSGNPLVIPARGNSSITESNSLSDTHNHQSHGSSPVDSFFDAIASPDFCSTDMEESSHMGFVSNTFVKEYNKGSISAGLEVPAVPGINPADAVIENFVKGKVLPQEGNLLQAVMETGPLLQTLLLAGPLPRWRNPPPLQPFKINLPVSTSNQNAAANASFLAQSYIELRRGSSKTCSSMLNFSSGASGAGLDNGCLLSSGAIHQIPAGKRQRF, encoded by the exons ATGGAGTTGGGTTCCATGTGGGATTATGAAGAG ACCATTGATGAATTGAAGCAGAAGCTTGTGTACACCACCATTGAATTAGAGTCACTGATAGTTAAAGCAAGTGAAGAACAGAGAAAGCACGAGGAGGATGTGGGGAGATTAATGAACATGCTAAAGGTTGCTTCTCAAGAAAGAGATGAGGCAAAAGGGCAACTGCAAAATCTACTTAACAAGCTTATCCTTTCTAATTCGTCTGAATTACTTCCCTTTCTCCCTCAAGCACAATCAGGAAACCCTCTTGTAATTCCTGCTAGAGGGAACTCGAGCATTACTGAATCCAACAGTCTATCTGATACACACAATCACCAATCACACGGCTCCTCTCCAGTGGATTCCTTCTTTGATGCAATTGCTTCACCAGATTTCTGTAGCACTGACATGGAAGAATCAAGTCACATGGGGTTTGTGAGCAATACCTTTGTTAAAGAGTATAATAAAGGCTCCATATCAGCAGGTTTAGAGGTTCCGGCAGTGCCCGGGATCAATCCGGCCGATGCTGTAATCGAAAACTTTGTGAAAGGAAAAGTGCTGCCTCAAGAAGGAAACCTGTTGCAGGCTGTAATGGAAACAGGCCCTCTTCTTCAAACACTACTTCTTGCAGGCCCGCTTCCACGGTGGAGAAATCCTCCTCCATTGCAACCGTTCAAGATTAATCTACCTGTTTCCACCAGTAATCAGAATGCAGCTGCAAATGCAAGCTTTCTTGCTCAATCTTATATTGAGTTGCGTCGTGGATCTTCTAAAACATGCTCTTCCATGTTAAATTTCTCCAGTGGTGCTTCTGGTGCAGGTCTAGACAATGGATGCCTGTTAAGTTCTGGTGCTATCCATCAAATCCCAGCAGGAAAGCGGCAGAGGTTTTAG
- the LOC118050256 gene encoding uncharacterized vacuolar membrane protein YML018C isoform X2, with product MGWRYKAGLFLIAAVVIIWVTSAEVTQDIFAYYKQPFAVTYLGASLLVVYLPVAFLKDWTCNLLKRQSSKSGNDAANINGSSDELSSPMSCKIFEMELQGTLTKKDSELDLASSEEGKPLVSRHKDDLNVLIHDKEPTTREIAMCGFYIAPIWFVTEYLSNAALARTSVASTTVLSSTSGLFTLFIGVFLGQDSLNAAKVIAVLVSMAGVAMTTLGKTWAADESPLSASINGKRSLVGDLFGLLSAVSYGLFTVLLKKFAGEGERVDVQKLFGYIGLFTLVALWWLVWPLTAMGIEPKFTIPHSAKVDEIVLANGFVGSVLSDYFWALSVVWTTPLVATLGMSLTIPLAMLADMVIHGRHYSAIYILGSVQVFAGFMIANLSNWFSKRIGL from the exons ATGGGTTGGAGATATAAAGCTGGTTTGTTCTTGATAGCCGCTGTTGTTATTATATGGGTCACCTCTGCGGAAGTTACCCAG GATATCTTTGCCTATTATAAGCAGCCATTTGCAGTGACATATCTTGGAGCTTCTCTTTTGGTGGTTTACCTCCCAGTGGCATTCCTTAAAGATTGGACATGTAATCTGCTAAAGCGACAGTCTTCTAAAAGTGGTAATGATGCAGCCAACATAAATGGGTCTTCTGATGAATTAAGCTCTCCTATGAGTTGCAAAATCTTTGAAATGGAACTTCAGGGAACTTTGACTAAAAAAGACAGTGAATTGGACCTTGCATCTTCAGAAGAAGGAAAGCCATTAGTTTCTAGACACAAGGATGATTTGAATGTTCTTATACATGACAAAGAGCCCACAACCAGAGAAATTGCTATGTGTGGTTTTTATATTGCCCCTATCTGGTTTGTAACTGAG TACCTATCAAATGCTGCACTAGCACGGACGAGTGTTGCAAGTACAACAGTTTTGTCATCAACTTCTGGACTTTTTACTCTTTTCATCGGTGTGTTTTTGGGTCAAGATTCTTTAAATGCAGCAAAGGTGATAGCTGTCCTGGTGAGCATGGCTGGTGTTGCCATGACTACTTTGGGAAAAACATGGGCTGCAGATGAGTCACCACTAAGTGCTTCCAT CAACGGCAAACGCTCGCTTGTTGGGGATCTTTTTGGTCTTCTCTCAGCTGTGTCATATGGACTGTTTACAG TGCTTCTTAAAAAGTTTGCTGGAGAAGGAGAAAGGGTTGATGTGCAAAAGTTGTTCGGATATATAGGATTGTTTACACTAGTAGCTCTGTGGTGGCTTG TTTGGCCGTTGACAGCCATGGGAATTGAACCCAAGTTTACAATCCCTCACTCTGCTAAAGTGGATGAAATTGTTCTTGCCAATGGCTTTGTTGGAAGTGTCCTCTCTGACTACTTTTG GGCATTATCTGTTGTATGGACAACTCCATTGGTGGCCACCTTGGGCATGTCCCTTACCATCCCTCTTGCTATGCTAGCTGACATGGTGATTCATGGCCGTCATTATTCAGCGATTTACATTCTTGGTTCTG TGCAGGTATTCGCAGGTTTCATGATAGCTAATCTTTCGAATTGGTTCTCAAAGAGGATAGGGTTATAG
- the LOC118050256 gene encoding uncharacterized vacuolar membrane protein YML018C isoform X1 codes for MGWRYKAGLFLIAAVVIIWVTSAEVTQDIFAYYKQPFAVTYLGASLLVVYLPVAFLKDWTCNLLKRQSSKSGNDAANINGSSDELSSPMSCKIFEMELQGTLTKKDSELDLASSEEGKPLVSRHKDDLNVLIHDKEPTTREIAMCGFYIAPIWFVTEYLSNAALARTSVASTTVLSSTSGLFTLFIGVFLGQDSLNAAKVIAVLVSMAGVAMTTLGKTWAADESPLSASINGKRSLVGDLFGLLSAVSYGLFTVLLKKFAGEGERVDVQKLFGYIGLFTLVALWWLVWPLTAMGIEPKFTIPHSAKVDEIVLANGFVGSVLSDYFWALSVVWTTPLVATLGMSLTIPLAMLADMVIHGRHYSAIYILGSAQVFAGFMIANLSNWFSKRIGL; via the exons ATGGGTTGGAGATATAAAGCTGGTTTGTTCTTGATAGCCGCTGTTGTTATTATATGGGTCACCTCTGCGGAAGTTACCCAG GATATCTTTGCCTATTATAAGCAGCCATTTGCAGTGACATATCTTGGAGCTTCTCTTTTGGTGGTTTACCTCCCAGTGGCATTCCTTAAAGATTGGACATGTAATCTGCTAAAGCGACAGTCTTCTAAAAGTGGTAATGATGCAGCCAACATAAATGGGTCTTCTGATGAATTAAGCTCTCCTATGAGTTGCAAAATCTTTGAAATGGAACTTCAGGGAACTTTGACTAAAAAAGACAGTGAATTGGACCTTGCATCTTCAGAAGAAGGAAAGCCATTAGTTTCTAGACACAAGGATGATTTGAATGTTCTTATACATGACAAAGAGCCCACAACCAGAGAAATTGCTATGTGTGGTTTTTATATTGCCCCTATCTGGTTTGTAACTGAG TACCTATCAAATGCTGCACTAGCACGGACGAGTGTTGCAAGTACAACAGTTTTGTCATCAACTTCTGGACTTTTTACTCTTTTCATCGGTGTGTTTTTGGGTCAAGATTCTTTAAATGCAGCAAAGGTGATAGCTGTCCTGGTGAGCATGGCTGGTGTTGCCATGACTACTTTGGGAAAAACATGGGCTGCAGATGAGTCACCACTAAGTGCTTCCAT CAACGGCAAACGCTCGCTTGTTGGGGATCTTTTTGGTCTTCTCTCAGCTGTGTCATATGGACTGTTTACAG TGCTTCTTAAAAAGTTTGCTGGAGAAGGAGAAAGGGTTGATGTGCAAAAGTTGTTCGGATATATAGGATTGTTTACACTAGTAGCTCTGTGGTGGCTTG TTTGGCCGTTGACAGCCATGGGAATTGAACCCAAGTTTACAATCCCTCACTCTGCTAAAGTGGATGAAATTGTTCTTGCCAATGGCTTTGTTGGAAGTGTCCTCTCTGACTACTTTTG GGCATTATCTGTTGTATGGACAACTCCATTGGTGGCCACCTTGGGCATGTCCCTTACCATCCCTCTTGCTATGCTAGCTGACATGGTGATTCATGGCCGTCATTATTCAGCGATTTACATTCTTGGTTCTGCTCAG GTATTCGCAGGTTTCATGATAGCTAATCTTTCGAATTGGTTCTCAAAGAGGATAGGGTTATAG
- the LOC118050255 gene encoding ER membrane protein complex subunit 7 homolog, giving the protein MASIVRLKPVILLLFVQLCLSLLSPSLAITFGSSGDGYAINGRVKIPGISTKGLGGHGKVSNVKVLLNGGQHVTFLRPDGYFSFHNVPAGTHLIEVDAIGYFFSPVRVDVSARFPGKVQATLTEKRRSLSEMVLEPLKEEQYYEIREPFSIMSIVKSPMGLMMGFMVLVMFIMPKLMENMDPEEMRRAQEEMRNQGVPSLASILPGAARSN; this is encoded by the exons ATGGCATCGATTGTAAGATTGAAACCGGTGATTCTCTTACTCTTCGTACAATTATGcctctctcttctctccccGTCTCTCGCAATTACTTTTGG GTCTTCTGGTGATGGTTATGCAATCAATGGTAGAGTGAAGATCccag GTATCAGTACGAAAGGACTTGGAGGTCATGGAAAAGTATCCAATGTCAAAGTTCTACTCAATGGTGGCCAGCATGTGACTTTTCTGAGGCCTGATGGATATTTTTCATT TCATAATGTGCCAGCGGGGACTCATTTAATTGAAGTGGATGCCATTGGCTATTTCTTTTCTCCA GTCCGAGTTGATGTTAGTGCCAGATTCCCTGGTAAGGTTCAGGCAACACTGACAGAGAAAAGGAGGAGTCTGAGTGAAATGGTATTAGAGCCATTAAAGGAAGAGCAGTATTATGAG ATTAGGGAACCCTTCTCCATAATGTCTATCGTCAAAAGTCCGATGGGTCTCATGATGGGATTTATGGTGTTGGTTATGTTCATAATGCCAAAATTAATGGAAAACATGG ACCCGGAAGAAATGAGGAGAGCTCAAGAAGAAATGAGAAACCAAGGGGTTCCATCCCTAGCAAGCATATTGCCAGGAGCTGCAAGGAGCAACTAG